In Acidaminococcales bacterium, the genomic window GACCCGGTGGAATTTGACGCCGTAACCTCTCTGCGCTGGCGGGCGGGGCTAAGGTACGTCAAGGCGGCAGGGGAAAAAAGCGAATTTTACGCCGGGCTGGCCTACGACCACGAATTTGACGGCAAGGCCAAGGGCGCGGCGGGCGGCGCGGCAATTGACGTGCCGAAGCTCAAAGGCGCAACCGGCATAGGGGAAATCGGCGTAACCTTCAAAGGAAAGAACAGCATAGTAGACATCAAAGCGGAAGGCTACGCCGGCAAGCGCGAAGGCGTGGGCTTCGCCGCGCCGTGCACCTGGCTTTTCTGAAGGCGGACAGCCCCCTGCGGCAAAGCACAAAGGCGCGGCAATCCCCGCTTTTTGAAAACCAATGACGCCACCGGCCAGCGCGCCAATCCCGCCCTAGGCCGGCCATTCCCCGCCTTTGCTCCGACATCGTTTGTCAGCTTCGGTTTGCTGCGCAAAGCCATTATTCGAGCAGCCAAATGCCGTACACAGCCAGAATGTTATGTGAAACATACTGAATCATGCCCACAAAAAAACAAAGTCCCTCCGAAACTTGATTTTTTAGGTTTCTGAGGGCTTTATTATGCCCGATGAAAATATGCCGCCAGCTCTTTTCCCGCTTGGATCTTGGATGGGAAAAACACCGGACGGGAGCATTTTTTGCTGCCGCAGACGCGCACGGCTGCGGCCGTTGCGCCGGTTGAAAAAACTATAGCCATAGCATCGGGCAAGAATATCATTGCGCGCTAAAATCAAAAACAGTTGGGCCGAACCTCAAGCAAAGAAAATCTAAGGCGGCAATAATTCAGCGTTTCAGGTGTTGCGCGTTTTACGCAGTTTGATATATAATTTGTTCATAGAGAATTTTGTCAGGAGGATATAAAAATGCTAAAAAGCAAATTGGTCAAGGCCTTAAACGATCAGGTAAACGCCGAATACTACTCTTCTTATCTTTATCTCGCGATGTCCGCTTACGCCGACAGGGAAGGTTTCAAAGGCATTGCGAACTGGCTGTTTGTCCAAGCGCAGGAAGAGATGGCGCACGGCATCCACATCTATCAGCATATTTTAGAACGAGGGGCCGCCCCTGCTTTCAATGCCATACAAGCGCCGCCCGCCTCCTTCGCGGGCATTGAGGAAGTATTTGAAAAGGTCGCTGCCCATGAACAGCACGTTACCGAGCTGATAAACAGCATAGCTTCGCTGGCTCTTAAAGAAAACGACCACGCAAGCTATAATTTTATCATGTGGTACGTAAAAGAACAGGTAGAGGAAGAGGCCACCGCCGGAGAGCTTCTCGCGAAGGTCAAGACCATCGGCAACGACAAAGGGCTTCTGTACAGCCTTGACGCGCAACTGGCGTCAAGGACGTTTGTCAATCCTTTCCCTGCGGCAGGCGATTGAAAACCAACCGCAACCTAAGAAGCCGCAGTTAGCGCGCTGTGGACGTAAATCGGCGCGCAGCCGCATTTCGCCCTTCCGATAAACAATGCCGAGTACCTAAGGCGTTATTATTCGGAAGGGCGACGCTTTTTGCACAGGTTCATTTATTTCAAAATGTTATTTTTATAAGCAAAAACCACTAGTTGCATGCGGTTGTGCAAATGCAGTTTTTCCATAATGCCGCGCAGATGATTTTTCACCGTGCTTTCGGAAATGCAAAGTTTGTGCGCAATTTCTTTGTTGCTTAAACCTTCGCCGGTCGACAAAAGCACTTCCCGTTCGCGCTCGGTAAGGGTATGGTATTCTTTTTGCGGCTTTTTCTCCGCAGCGTTGAATTCTTTGAGGATTCTGTCCGCCAGGGCGCGGGAAACGGGGGCATCGCCCGCGGCGATGCCTAAAAGATACTCAATCCAGCCGCTTGTATCCATATTTTTCAATAAATAACCTTGCGCCCCGTTTTTGATGGCTTCAAAAAAATCCTGCGCATCGTCGGAAACGCTCAGCATGACGATCCTGACTTGCGGCAATTTGGCTTTTATCCATTTCGTCGCCTCCAATCCCGACAGCACCGGCATGCCGATATCCATCAGGATAAGATCGGGCAAAAGGGACTGTGCCTTTTCAATCGCTTCCTGTCCGTTGGCGGCTTCCCCTATTATTAAAAATTCCGAGTGTTCTCCCAAAATACTCGCAATGCCTTTGCGCGAAAGGACATGATCGTCCACTATCAGGGTTCTGACAGGCATCTTTGTCCCTCCCCGGAAAAATCAAACTTTATTTTTATTGCCGTGCCCCGCGCCGGATCGCTTTCAACGGCAACGGCGCCCCCTATGGCCTCTATGTCCTGCGCAATGCTCCGCAGCCCGAAAGAATTGCCGCCGGTTCTGCCCTCAACGGCCGCAAAGCCATGTCCATCGTCTTTTACGCACAAGATGATCGTCCTGCCCCGGCGGGACAATTTCAGGGAAACAGACCGCGCTTGGGCGTGTTTTTTAATATTTACGAAGATTTCCCGCAAAACGCGGCCGATTTTTTGTCGGCACTCCGCGTTGAGAAGGCTTCCCGCATTTTCGTCTATATCAATATTCAATTTGAGCTTTTGATCCACAGTCAATATTTTCGCGTTTTCTTGTATTATGTCGCTTATATCACGCTCCTCCGGCATTTCTTTGTCTCTGCCCAAGGCAAGGATGTTGCCGCGCAAATCGCTGTCGGCAAGGGCGATAGCCTCTTTCAGTTCCTGTACCTGCGGCAGGAGGGGGGCTATTTTTTCTATTTCCCTTGCTTTGACGTTCAGGAAAAAAAGGGTCTGGGCCAAATTATCGTGCAGTATCCTGGCAATCCTGTCTCTTTCTTTCAAAACCGCAAGGTGGTTTTTTTCCCTTTGCATCCGGACGGACAGCTTTTCTATATAACGAAAAATCGCAAAAAACCAAAAGAAAAACAAAATGCCGGCGAACAGGGCTACGAACACATTGCCCCAATCCATGGAAACAATGTGCAGATATTTATGCCGCAAAAATTCAAACAGCATGACAAGGCAAAC contains:
- a CDS encoding histidine kinase produces the protein MKIVHFKWFCVLSTVCLVMLFEFLRHKYLHIVSMDWGNVFVALFAGILFFFWFFAIFRYIEKLSVRMQREKNHLAVLKERDRIARILHDNLAQTLFFLNVKAREIEKIAPLLPQVQELKEAIALADSDLRGNILALGRDKEMPEERDISDIIQENAKILTVDQKLKLNIDIDENAGSLLNAECRQKIGRVLREIFVNIKKHAQARSVSLKLSRRGRTIILCVKDDGHGFAAVEGRTGGNSFGLRSIAQDIEAIGGAVAVESDPARGTAIKIKFDFSGEGQRCLSEP
- a CDS encoding response regulator transcription factor; the encoded protein is MPVRTLIVDDHVLSRKGIASILGEHSEFLIIGEAANGQEAIEKAQSLLPDLILMDIGMPVLSGLEATKWIKAKLPQVRIVMLSVSDDAQDFFEAIKNGAQGYLLKNMDTSGWIEYLLGIAAGDAPVSRALADRILKEFNAAEKKPQKEYHTLTEREREVLLSTGEGLSNKEIAHKLCISESTVKNHLRGIMEKLHLHNRMQLVVFAYKNNILK
- a CDS encoding ferritin, producing MLKSKLVKALNDQVNAEYYSSYLYLAMSAYADREGFKGIANWLFVQAQEEMAHGIHIYQHILERGAAPAFNAIQAPPASFAGIEEVFEKVAAHEQHVTELINSIASLALKENDHASYNFIMWYVKEQVEEEATAGELLAKVKTIGNDKGLLYSLDAQLASRTFVNPFPAAGD